In one window of Microaerobacter geothermalis DNA:
- a CDS encoding SIR2 family protein: protein MKFDEYEAIMKNRPHVVLLGAGASVAAIPNGDKYNKRTSVMEGFIEKLNMTETIKKANLQTKSKNLEDIYSELKSRPECEPIAIELEKRIYDYFFNFVIPDEPTVYDFLVLSLTKKDLIATFNWDPLLLQAYTRVRQITDNLPKLAFLHGNVYVGLCLEHKRAGLIQNRCPVCRKAFKPSKLLYPIREKDYSNDIFIRDNWNLTRYYLERAYMFTIFGYSAPKTDVSAIALLKEAWGEVENRSLEEIEIIDIKSDEELRDTWKDFIHTHHYSCHKSFFDSSLGKFPRRTCEATFDRLMNVRFLDDSKGFKPDMDFKQIGDYLNFLLEEEKEGKKVLNNPYL, encoded by the coding sequence ATGAAGTTTGACGAGTATGAAGCTATAATGAAAAATCGCCCCCATGTTGTTTTGTTGGGTGCTGGAGCGAGTGTTGCTGCCATTCCAAACGGAGATAAATATAATAAGCGAACCTCGGTCATGGAAGGATTCATTGAAAAATTAAATATGACCGAAACAATTAAAAAGGCTAATTTACAGACAAAAAGCAAAAACTTAGAAGATATTTATTCAGAATTAAAAAGCCGTCCTGAATGTGAACCAATTGCTATTGAGTTAGAAAAACGTATCTATGACTATTTCTTTAATTTTGTAATACCTGATGAACCTACTGTGTACGATTTTTTGGTACTTAGTTTAACAAAGAAAGATTTGATAGCTACTTTTAATTGGGATCCATTGTTGTTACAAGCTTACACGAGAGTTCGACAAATAACAGATAATTTACCTAAGCTAGCATTCCTACATGGAAACGTTTATGTAGGCTTGTGTCTAGAACATAAACGTGCAGGTCTTATTCAAAATAGATGTCCAGTTTGTAGAAAAGCATTTAAACCCTCCAAATTATTATATCCTATCAGAGAAAAGGATTACTCGAATGACATATTCATAAGAGATAATTGGAACTTGACTCGATACTATTTGGAAAGGGCATATATGTTTACGATCTTTGGATACAGTGCCCCAAAAACAGATGTTTCTGCTATTGCATTGCTTAAAGAAGCTTGGGGAGAAGTAGAGAATCGGTCACTTGAAGAAATTGAAATTATTGATATTAAATCAGATGAGGAACTTAGAGATACTTGGAAGGACTTTATTCATACACATCATTATTCTTGCCACAAAAGTTTTTTTGATTCTTCTTTAGGGAAATTTCCACGTAGAACATGTGAAGCTACTTTTGATAGATTGATGAACGTGAGATTTTTAGATGATTCAAAAGGTTTTAAGCCTGATATGGATTTTAAGCAAATTGGAGATTATTTAAATTTCTTACTTGAGGAAGAGAAGGAAGGCAAAAAAGTTCTTAACAATCCGTACTTATAA